A genomic window from Chrysoperla carnea chromosome 3, inChrCarn1.1, whole genome shotgun sequence includes:
- the LOC123295719 gene encoding ADP-ribosylation factor-related protein 1, producing the protein MYTLLHGFYKYMVQKDEYCVLILGLDNAGKTTYLEAAKTRLTKNYKGMKPNKITTTVGLNIGQIDVSGIRLNFWDLGGQSELQSLWDKYYAESHAVIYIVDSSDRDRIPDSKETFDKMISSECLRGVPLLVLANKQDIPDCMGVREVKPIFNKNGHLIGRRDCMVMPVSALTGDGINEGILWLVDCIKRNSDIRPPRNLEES; encoded by the exons ATGTATACATTACTACAtggtttttacaaatatatggTTCAAAAGGATGAATATTGTGTATTAATATTAGGATTAGATAATGCTGGTAAAACt ACATATCTTGAAGCAGCTAAAACAAGActtaccaaaaattataaaggaatgaaaccaaataaaataacaacaacagTTGGATTAAATATCGGCCAAATAGATGTATCTGGCATTCGACTCAATTTTTGGGATTTAGGAGGGCAAAGTGAATTACAGTCTTTATGGGATAAA TATTATGCCGAGTCACATGCTGTTATTTACATTGTCGACTCATCAGATCGAGATCGAATACCAGATTCTAAAGAAAcatttg ATAAAATGATTTCCAGTGAATGTTTACGTGGAGTTCCATTATTGGTATTAGCAAATAAACAAGATATTCCAGACTGTATGGGTGTAAGAGAagttaaaccaatttttaataaaaatggtcATTTAATTGGACGAAGAGATTGTATGGTAATGCCAGTGTCTGCCTTAACAGG ggATGGTATTAATGAAGGAATTTTATGGTTAGTGGATTGTATCAAACGAAATAGTGATATTAGACCCCCTAGAAATTTGGAggaatcataa